The DNA sequence CGTCGGCGGTGCGGACGCCGACGGTTCGGGTGGGACCGTGCGCTTCGCCCACCGCAACCTCGACGCCGACTGCCCGCCCGGCACCCCGATCCTCGTCGCCGGCGAAGAAGCGGGCGTCGACATGCCCTTCGGCTGCCGGGTCGGGGTCTGCCACACGTGCGTCCTGCCGATCCGGGAGGGCCGGATCCGCGACCTGCGCACGAACGTCGTCAGCGAGATGCACAACGAGATCGTGCGCACCTGCGTGCACGGCGCCGAAGGCCGGGTCACGGTCGAACTCTGAGCGAGAAAGGGAACCCATGTCCTCGACAACGCACCCGTTCGCCCACCTGAGCGCGGACCAGCTCGCCGAACTCGCCCGCGAGTTCGACGCCATCCACGACCACGTGCGCGCCGACCTCGGTGAGCGCGATCGCCGGTACATCAAGGGAGTCATCCGGCTGCACCGGCAGATCGCGGTCGCCGGGCGGGCCCTGCTGCTCGGCTCCCGGTCCAAAGTGGCCTGGACCGCGGGCACCGGCTGCCTGGCCGTCGCGAAGATCCTCGAAAACATGGAAATCGGGCACAACGTCCTGCACGGCCAGTGGGACTGGATGAACGACCCGTACATCCATTCGTCCACTTGGGACTGGGACACCGCCTCGACGGCCGCGGCGTGGAAGCACTCGCACAACTACATCCACCACACCTACACCAACATCCGCGGCAAGGACAAAGACCTCGGCTACGAGATCATGCGCATCGACCCGCACCAGAAGTGGCACCCCGCGTACCTGGCGCAGCCGTTGTACAACCTGCTGCTGATGGCGTTCTTCGAATGGGGCGTCGCGGTGCACGACATGGACGTCGAAGCGATCCGCGCCGGCGAGAAGCCGCTGAAGGACGTGTGGCACGACATCAAGGGCATCTCGGGCAAGGCCCGCGACCAGATCCTGAAGGACTACGTCGGCTGGCCGCTCGTGAGCGCGCTCGCCGCGACCGCCGTGGGCCGGCTCGTGAAGCCCGAACCCCGCTCGCGGCGCCGGGTCCTGGCCGACCGGGCCCGTGGCCGGGGGTTCAAGGGCGCGGTCCGGGCGCAGCTCGCCGCCGTCCGGAAGGAAGGCGGCGGCACGTTCGCCGCGACGTTCTGGGCCGACTTCACCGCGAACATCATCCGCAACCTGTGGGCGCACTCGATCATCTTCTGCGGCCACTTCCCCGACCAGACCTACACGTTCAGCCAGGACGAGGTCCGCGACGAAACCCGCGGCGGCTGGTACGTCCGCCAGCTCGTCGGCGCGGCGAACATCACCGGCTCCCCGCTGTTCCACCTGCTCAGCGGCAACCTCGGCTACCAGGTCGAGCACCACCTGTTCCCCGACATGCCGAGCAGCCGCTACGCCGAGATCGCGCCGCGGGTCCGGGACATCTGCCGGCGCTACGGCCTGCCGTACAACACCGGCCCGCTGTCCCGCCAGCTCGGCACGGTGCACCGCACGATCCTGCGCCTGGCCTTCCCCGGCGGAAAGCCGCGCCCGAAGCCCGGCCCCTACCGCGGCGACGAGGTGGCCCGCGCGGCCTGAGCGGCGCCGGTCAGCGGGCGCCGAGGGCCCGGAACCCGTCGGCGTAGGCGCAGAGTTCCGCCCGATCGAGGTTGGTCTTCGTCTTGAGGCTGGACACGTGCTTCTCCACGGTCTTCGGCGAAATGTGCAGCCGCCGGGCGATCTCCTGGTTGCCGAGGCGTTCCGACAGCAACCGCAGGACGTCGAACTCCCGGGTCGTCACCCGCGCGCGCTGCAGCTGTGCCGGCAGGTGCTCGAAGCCGGTCCGCCGCTGCACGACCGGCGCCCCGGCGGACCGCAGCAACGCCCGGCAGGCGCGGGCCGCGGCCTGGACGCCGGCGTCGTGGAAGTACTCCTCCGCGGCACGCAGCCAGCCGACCGGGTCGCCCCAGCCGTCGGCGATCGCGGCTTCGGCGACCAGGCGGGAACCGAGGTGCCGGGCGACCGGGAAGGGTTCGGACGCCCGGAGCGCTTCGGCGAAGGCCGCGGCGGCCGCTTCGCCGTCCCCCTTCCGCCCGAGCAGGACCGCCTCGGCGAAGCAGGTGAACTGGCGGTTCCAGCGCGGGCGGCTGTCGGGGTGGGCCGCCCGCTCGCGCACCTCGCGCACCGTCACCGCGCCGTCGAGGGCACGCAGGAGCAGCGCCACGCCCCGGGGACCGGCCAGCGGGAACGACCCGGGAAACCGGTCGAGGTAACCGGCCGCGGCGGACAGGTCCCGGACGGCCCGGTCGCGGTCTTCCTCCAGCAGCGCGCAGAACGCCCGGGCGAGGCCGAGGACCAGCGCCATCTCCGCTTGGCCGTCGCCGCCGCACCGCAGGAAGCCGTCGATGGCGTGCTCCATGCCCGGCCGGTCGCCCTGGTGGGCGGCCGAGACCGCGCGGATGGCGTGCAGGTAGCGCACCAGGTCCACGAGCTGGAACCGCGTCGCCGTGCGGACGTCTTCGTCGAGCAGCCCGGCGGTGCCGTCGAAGGCACCGCGCAGCACCCGGCCGTAGAACAGCAGGATCGCGTCGGCCATCAGGCCCACGGTGACGGCACCGGTCTGCCCGGCTTCCTCGCGCGCGAGCTCGAGGACGTGCCCGTCGCCGCCGAAGACGATCCGGTGCCCGCCCAGCCGCAGCAGCACGTGGGCGCGCCAGACCGGCAGGCGGTGCCGTTCGGTGAGGGCCCGCGCGCGCTCGTAGCACGCTTCGGCTTCGTCCAGCGAGTCTTCGCGGGCCACGCAGGCGAGCGCGAGCAGCGCCTGGCACGCGATGACCGGCTCGTCGTGGCTTTCGGCGTGGGCGAGCGCACGCTGCGCCAGCCGGTGCGCGGCGCCGATGCGCTCGGCCCCGTCCAGTTCGACCAGCACGTTCGCCTCGACGGCGTCGATGGCGGCGTGGGGTGCCCCGAGCGGCGGGCCGCCCGCCAGTTCGCGCGCGGCGGCCACCTCGGCCGCGGCCGTCTCGAACTGGCCGCCGAGGTAGGCGGCCCAGGCGAGGCCGACGTGCAGGGCGATGGCGCGTTCGGAGGTGCCCAGCTCGACGAACCTCGGGGCGTACGAAGCCGCGTGGTCGAACCGCCCGGCTTCGCCCAAGGCGAGGACGAGCGCTTCCAGCACTTCGCCGCGCAGGTCGAGGTCGGGGTCGCCGAGCAGCAGGGCGTCGGCCTTGGTGAGCAGGTCGACGGCGGTGTCCGCGCCGCCGCGGGCGAAGGCGGCGTTGCCCGCCCTTGCGAAGAGCCGCCCGGCCGCCGGCTCGTCCCCGGCGGCCAGGCGCAGCGAGGCCGCGAGTGGGCACCAGTCCCCGGGCAGCCCGGGGTGGACCGCTGCGACGGCGTCGGCCGCACGTGCGGCGAGCCGGGCGAGGGTCACCGGGTCGTGCAGGGACCGCAGCGCGTCGACGGTGAGCGCGTGCCGGAAGGAGTACCAGCCGGCGGGCTCGGTTTCGGGTTCGATCAGCTGACCGGCGATCGCCGAGCGGACGAACGCGAGGGTGGTCCGCTCGTCGGCGTCCGCCGCGCGGCAGGCGACCTCGAGGGAGAACCGGAGCCCGAGCACGGCCGCGTGGGACAGCACGCTCCGCGCGCCCGCGTCCATCTGCTCCGCCCGCCGGGCGATGCCGGCGCTCAGCGCCGTGGGGACGACCGGGAGCACCTCGGCGATGCGCCAGCGCCCGCCGACTTCGGTGAGCACGTCGTCGCGGACCATCTGGTAGAGCAGCTCTTCGACCGCGAGCGGGTTCCCGGCGCTGAGCCGGAACAGGCAGTCGGCCACCTCGTCGGGCACGCCGGAAACCGCAGTGCCGAGGCAGCCGGCGATCAGCTCATGGACGTGCGCCCGGTCGAGCCAGGCGAGTTCGAGGACGGTGCAGCGACCGCGCTGGGCGGCGGCCGAAGCCATCCCGAGCGTCGCCGGTGCATCGTGCCGCGCCGTCGCCACCACGAGGAGCCGGGTCCCGGCCAGGGAGCCGGCCAGGTAGTCGAGGACGAACAACGACTCGGCGTCGGCGTCGTGCAGGTCGTCGAGGAGCAGCACGCACCCCTCGTCCCGGCTGACGACGGTGAGCAGCCGCAGGGCGGCCTCGGCCACGGTCAGGGGCGAAAGCTGGTAGCCGCGGTGGCTTTCCCGCCACCAATCCGGCACGAGCGCGCCGAGCGCGGGCAGGTACGGGTCGAGCTCGGCGGTCAGGACGTCCCCGCCCGAGCGCGCCAGCGACAGCAGCGCCTCGGTGAGCAGGCGGTAGGGCACCGGCGGCCCGACCGAGCCGCGCCGGCCGCGAAGCACCCGGGCGCCCTCGGCGCCGGCGGTCGCCGCCAGTTCGTCGGCCAGCCGGGACTTGCCGATCCCGGCGTCGCCGAGCAACAGCGCCAGCTCGCCCGAGCCGTTCCGCGTCCGCTCCCACGCCTCACACAAGCACTGGACCTCGCGGCGCCTGCCGACCAGCTGCGGTGCTCTCAGCAGCATCCACGGCTCCGGAGTCCGTTCAGCTGTGGAACCCGCACTGGCCGCGGGCCGAAGGGTTGCCGTCGCAGTAAAGGCTCAAGGTGTCGGCGTCCACGCGCGGCTTGCGCCCGTTCAAGGCGGCGTTGCGTTCACCGGTCGTGCGCACGGCGGGCAGCCGGACTTCGCCGATGACGTCGTCCGCGACCAAGCTTTCGAGTTCCATCCGAGACCCCTCCCCTGGGTACGCGACGACCTGGTCGCGCGGTGGACATCTTGCCGGAATCAGCCGCGCTTGGCCAGTGTCCGGCACGAGCGGATTACGCCGTTCGGGTCATCGATCCCGCCTGCGGCCGCGGGAATCCGGGGGTGTTTCCCCTACCGCGCCGGGGGCGTGCCCGGTGAAGCTGATCAAGCCCCAGGGGGGCGGACGGAGGTCCGAGGCCTGCTCAAGTGCTGGAACCACCATTCCGGGACCAGCTGCTAGGTCCCGTCCGGGAACCGCGGAACCGGCACTGGGGGGCCGGTTCCGCACCGTCGAGAGGGGGAACGTGCAGCGACCCGACGACGTCCGGTGGCCGGTGCGCGTCGCGCGCGCCGTGCTTCACGCGCAAGCCACCGGTACCTTGATCGCGCAGTACGGCCTGGTCGAGCGGGCCTGGCCGGCGGCGCTGCCCGCGGTGCCCGCCACGAGGCTGGGCGTGCAGGCGAACTGCCTCACCGACGTCGGCGTCCGCGGCATGGACGAGGCGGCGGTGTTCCTCGCCGAACACCTGAAGCTGCAGGGGCTGCCCGAGGCGGGCGAACCGGTCGAGCGGCTCTCCGCCGGCGGCTGGGCGGCCCGGCACGCGGCGGGCGAGCACTCCGACGCGGACTTCTGCGCCGTGATCGACGCCCAGGCCTGCTTCGCGGGCGCGTGGGCCACCGCGCGGGAACTGGTGTCGGCCGTCCTCGAGTCGGGCGGCCCCCCGCGTTCCCCGGGCGCGCTCCTGTACGCGGCCGTGGTCGCGGGCGGCGAAGCCAACCCACCGGTGCCCGCGGCGGAGTTGTTCGCCCTGGCGGGGAAAGCCGCCGCGCGGGAGGCCGACGCCCTGCTCGTGGACCTGCGCCTGGCGGCGTACACCTTGAAACGGCTCAGCCATCCGCCGGGCGCGCTCGGCAGGCTCGCCGGCCTCGTGCGCGGCACCGGGGACGCCGAGCGCCGGCACGCGCTCTCGCCGGCGGACGCGGCGACCGTGCGCGCGCTGGCGATGAACCTGGAAGCGTTGGCACTGCTGAAAAAAGCGGCCGCCGCGGTCCGCACCCTCGAGGACAACCTGGCCGAGAACCGCGCCGGCCACCCCGAGTCGGTCGGCGAAACCCTGTCGATCGCCGCCTACTTCCACTACCGGGAGCAGGACCTGACCCGCGCGCTCGAGCTGATCGCCGAGGCCTACCGCCTGGTCCGGCGGGACGGCGCGCCGGACCGCCTCCGCGGCTGCCGCAAGATCGCCGTGGCGGCGCTGCACTGCGGCGGGCGGACGGCCGAGGCCGAACAGGTGCAGCTCCGCATGGCGCGGGACCCGCTCGGGTTCGACGAAGAGATCCGGTGAGCTCCTGATGTCCCGGGCCACGGCACTGGCCGGGGTCGCCCTGGTGGCCGCGGGACTGCTCACCGGCGCCGTGACCGCCGCGGCCGCGGCGACCGGGCCGGCCGAGGTGACGCTGTACACCGCCGAGGTGACCGTGACGAAGGTGGTCCCGTCCCGGGGCACCACGGGCCTGCGCACGGTGGAACTGGTGGTCGTCGTGACCCCGGTCGTCGTCCTGCGCCCCGCCCTCCGCCGTGCTCACGGCGGCCACGGGCCGAACCGGGTGCGGAACTCGCCGAGCCTGTCGATGCGGCTGGTCAGCACGTCGTCGGCGGTGAGGTAGCGCGGAGGTGTGCGGCGGTTGCCGACGCCGGCCGGGGTGCCCGTGAAGATCAGGTCGCCCGGCAGGAGCGGGCACACCGCCGAGAGCCGGGCCACCAGCTCCGGGACGGCGAAGACCATGTCCGCGAGCGACGCCCGCTGGACGACTTCGCCGTTCAGCAGGCAGGTGATCGTCGCGGCGGGGTCGACCTCGGTGACCAGGTGCGGGCCGGTGGGCCCGAAGCCGGGGAAGGACTTGGCCAGGGAGAACTGCGGCGGGTTCCCCAAGGCCTGGACCCGCCGCTCCGACAGGTCTTGCCCGACCGTGTACCCGGCGACGTGCTCCGGCGCGCGCTCGCGCGGGATCCGGTGCCCGCCCCGCCCGATCACCGCCACCAGCTCGACCTCCCAGTCGACCCGGTCGCCGGGGAGGCCGACCGTCTCGTGCGGACCCGCGACGCACGTCGGGAACTTGGTGAACACCAACGGGTCCGCCGGGGGTTCGAAACCCGCCTCGGCCGCGTGCGGCGGGTAGTTGAGCGCCACCGCGAAGACCTGCCGGGGCCGCGGTACCGGTGCGCCCAGCAGCGCGGGGTCGTACGGGCTCCCGGCCGGCGCGGAGGGCGCCCACGCCGTGAACGCCGCCCAGTTCTCCAGGACGTCCATCGGATCCGGCCCGAAACCGCCCGCGTCGAAGACGTCGAGCGCCCGGTCGCCGGTGATCAGGACGGCGCGACCGGCCAGGTTCGCCAGGCGCATCACCCGGCCCGCGTCCCGTGGGCGTCTTCCCAGGAGACGACCCGGTTGCGCAGCACGCCGAGCTTCTCGATCTCGGCCTCGACCACGTCGCCGGGCTTGAGGTAGTGGGCGAAGGGGTCGTCGGTGCTCGCGGCGACGCCGGCGACCGTGCCGGTGGTGATGAGGTCGCCGGCGCTGTAGACCTGCGGCGAGTGGTAAGCGACCAGCTCCGGGATCGACACGGACATCCGGGCCGTGTTCGACTTCTGGCGCACCTGGCCGTTCACCCGCAGCTCCATGTCCAGGTCGTGCGGGTCGCCGACCTCGTCCGCGGTGACGATGCACGGCCCGATCGGGCAGAACGTGTCGATGGCCTTGGCGAACGAGAAGACGCCCGACTCCATCTCGCGGCGCTGGATGTCGCGGGCGGTGATGTCGTTGAACACCAGGTACCCGGCGATGTGCTCCGCCGCCTGCTCGGCGGTGAAGAACTTGCCGGGCTTCCCGATCACGACGGCCATTTCGAGCTCGTAGTCCAGCTCGTTCGTCAGGTGCGACGGGTACACGATCGCGTCGCCGGGACCGATGATCGCGTCGACGTTCTGGAAGAACACGATGCCCTTGTTGACCGGGTGCGACCAGTTGACCCGGGCGAGGTCGTCGTGGTGCTCGCGGAAGTTCCCGGCCGTGTGGAAGAACTTCTTCGGCACGATCGGCGCGCGCAGGCGCACCTCGGACGCGCGGAAGCGGCGCCCGGTCTCGGGCACGCTCCCGCCGCGTTCGAAGAACTCGCGCGCCGAGGCGGTGTCGAGTTCCAGGACCAGGTCGTCGGCGAGGCGGCCGACCTGGCCGTCGTCGAAGGTCACGAGCTTCACGGCTGCTCCACGGGGACGGTGACTCGGAAGACGCGCAGCTGGAGGGCCAGCGTCGCGTAGTAGCCCACCAGCGTGGTGAGCTCGACGGCCACGCGGTTGCCAATGGCCGGCACGGTCCCGGCGTAGGTCACGTCGTCGACGTCGCCGTCCAGCAGCGCGAAGACGAACCGCAGGGCCGCCGTCTCCCCCGCGTCGAGCCCGGCCGGCACCCGGCCCTCGCCGACCGCCGCGAGCTGGGCGCCGGTGGCCCCGGCGGCGCGGGCGGCGGGCTCGTGCGCGTACCGCTCGAACGCGCAGTCCCACCGCGCCGCCACCGCCAGGATCGCCAGCTCGCGGACCCGGTCGCCGATCCCGGTCTCGTACCGCACGGCCGCGCCCAGCCGCTGCAGCGCCTGCCCGGCGGCCGGCGCGAACAGCATGGCGTTGAAGGGCCCGGTCAGCGCGCCCGCGGCGTCGGTGAGCGGGAACGGGCCGCCGGCGCGCGGGCCGCCGGTGATCGCGTCGCGGAGGGCCAGCTGGTCGCCGGTCAGTCCGGCCGGGGTCAACCCGGGCAGTCTCGTCATGCCCCGATCTCAGCAGCGCGGCCCGCGACCGAACGCCGGTCTGCCATTGAACGGCACGTCCGTTCCCGGTGCCGGGCCCGCGCGCTTAGCGTCGCCGTCAGGCCGGGAGTGAGGAGCGGGCGTGGACTGGCTGGGTCTTCGGGGCAAGCGCGCGCTGGTCGCCGGCGCGGGCGGGATCGGCGGTGCGGCCGCCCTCGCGCTCGCCGGCGCGGGCGCCGACGTGGCCGTCGCGGACCTCGACGTGGAGCGCCTCACCGGACTCGCCGCGCAGGGAATCCGCACGATCCAGGCCGGTCTCACCGACGCCGGCGGCGGGCGCGAGTGCGTCGCCCGTGCCGACGAGCTGCTGGGCGGGCTGGACGTGTTCGTCCACGCGGTCGGCGTCAACGACCGGCGGCCGGTGCTGGAAACGCCGGACGACGTCTGGCGCGCGATCACCTCGGTCAACCTCGACAGCGCGTTCTGGACCGGCCGGGCCGCGGGCGCGCTGATGGTCGCCCGCGGGTACGGCCGGATCGTCTTCCTGTCCTCGGTCTCCGGCCTGCTCGCCCACCCGCACCACGCGCCCTACGCGGCCACCAAGGGCGCGGTCAACCAGCTCGCCCGGGTGATGGCCCGCGAGTGGGCCGCCTCCGGCGTCACGGTCAACGCCGTCGCGCCCGGTTACACCGAGACCGGCCTGACCCGCGAGCACCTCGAAAAGCCGGGTGTCCGCGCCGGGCTCACCGCGCTCGTGCCGGCCGGGCGGCTGGGCACCCCCGGCGACCTGACCGGCCCGATCCTGTTCCTCTGCTCCGACCACGCCGCCTTCGTCACGGGACACGTCCTGTACGCCGACGGCGGCCGCACCCTCGTCTGAAGGAGTCCTTCGTGCGTTTCACCGGCAAGACCGTCCTCGTCACCGGCGCCGGCACCGGGTTCGGCGCCGAGATCGCCGTCCGGGCCGCCGCCGACGGCGCCGACGTCGCCGTGCACTACCGCGGCTCGCGCGCCGGCGCCGAACGCACCGCGGCGCGCGTCGAAGAGCTGGGGCGCAAGGCTTTCCTCGTCCAGGCCGACATCTCCGAGCACGCGCAGGTCAAGCGGATGGCCGACGAGGTGTGGAGCCACTTCGGCCGGGTCGACGTCGCGGTCGACAACGTCGGCGACGTCGCCCGCGACCAGATGTCGTG is a window from the Amycolatopsis sp. cg9 genome containing:
- a CDS encoding carboxymuconolactone decarboxylase family protein yields the protein MTRLPGLTPAGLTGDQLALRDAITGGPRAGGPFPLTDAAGALTGPFNAMLFAPAAGQALQRLGAAVRYETGIGDRVRELAILAVAARWDCAFERYAHEPAARAAGATGAQLAAVGEGRVPAGLDAGETAALRFVFALLDGDVDDVTYAGTVPAIGNRVAVELTTLVGYYATLALQLRVFRVTVPVEQP
- a CDS encoding fumarylacetoacetate hydrolase family protein, whose amino-acid sequence is MKLVTFDDGQVGRLADDLVLELDTASAREFFERGGSVPETGRRFRASEVRLRAPIVPKKFFHTAGNFREHHDDLARVNWSHPVNKGIVFFQNVDAIIGPGDAIVYPSHLTNELDYELEMAVVIGKPGKFFTAEQAAEHIAGYLVFNDITARDIQRREMESGVFSFAKAIDTFCPIGPCIVTADEVGDPHDLDMELRVNGQVRQKSNTARMSVSIPELVAYHSPQVYSAGDLITTGTVAGVAASTDDPFAHYLKPGDVVEAEIEKLGVLRNRVVSWEDAHGTRAG
- a CDS encoding fumarylacetoacetate hydrolase family protein encodes the protein MRLANLAGRAVLITGDRALDVFDAGGFGPDPMDVLENWAAFTAWAPSAPAGSPYDPALLGAPVPRPRQVFAVALNYPPHAAEAGFEPPADPLVFTKFPTCVAGPHETVGLPGDRVDWEVELVAVIGRGGHRIPRERAPEHVAGYTVGQDLSERRVQALGNPPQFSLAKSFPGFGPTGPHLVTEVDPAATITCLLNGEVVQRASLADMVFAVPELVARLSAVCPLLPGDLIFTGTPAGVGNRRTPPRYLTADDVLTSRIDRLGEFRTRFGPWPP
- a CDS encoding fatty acid desaturase, translating into MSSTTHPFAHLSADQLAELAREFDAIHDHVRADLGERDRRYIKGVIRLHRQIAVAGRALLLGSRSKVAWTAGTGCLAVAKILENMEIGHNVLHGQWDWMNDPYIHSSTWDWDTASTAAAWKHSHNYIHHTYTNIRGKDKDLGYEIMRIDPHQKWHPAYLAQPLYNLLLMAFFEWGVAVHDMDVEAIRAGEKPLKDVWHDIKGISGKARDQILKDYVGWPLVSALAATAVGRLVKPEPRSRRRVLADRARGRGFKGAVRAQLAAVRKEGGGTFAATFWADFTANIIRNLWAHSIIFCGHFPDQTYTFSQDEVRDETRGGWYVRQLVGAANITGSPLFHLLSGNLGYQVEHHLFPDMPSSRYAEIAPRVRDICRRYGLPYNTGPLSRQLGTVHRTILRLAFPGGKPRPKPGPYRGDEVARAA
- a CDS encoding SDR family NAD(P)-dependent oxidoreductase; translated protein: MDWLGLRGKRALVAGAGGIGGAAALALAGAGADVAVADLDVERLTGLAAQGIRTIQAGLTDAGGGRECVARADELLGGLDVFVHAVGVNDRRPVLETPDDVWRAITSVNLDSAFWTGRAAGALMVARGYGRIVFLSSVSGLLAHPHHAPYAATKGAVNQLARVMAREWAASGVTVNAVAPGYTETGLTREHLEKPGVRAGLTALVPAGRLGTPGDLTGPILFLCSDHAAFVTGHVLYADGGRTLV
- a CDS encoding helix-turn-helix transcriptional regulator gives rise to the protein MLLRAPQLVGRRREVQCLCEAWERTRNGSGELALLLGDAGIGKSRLADELAATAGAEGARVLRGRRGSVGPPVPYRLLTEALLSLARSGGDVLTAELDPYLPALGALVPDWWRESHRGYQLSPLTVAEAALRLLTVVSRDEGCVLLLDDLHDADAESLFVLDYLAGSLAGTRLLVVATARHDAPATLGMASAAAQRGRCTVLELAWLDRAHVHELIAGCLGTAVSGVPDEVADCLFRLSAGNPLAVEELLYQMVRDDVLTEVGGRWRIAEVLPVVPTALSAGIARRAEQMDAGARSVLSHAAVLGLRFSLEVACRAADADERTTLAFVRSAIAGQLIEPETEPAGWYSFRHALTVDALRSLHDPVTLARLAARAADAVAAVHPGLPGDWCPLAASLRLAAGDEPAAGRLFARAGNAAFARGGADTAVDLLTKADALLLGDPDLDLRGEVLEALVLALGEAGRFDHAASYAPRFVELGTSERAIALHVGLAWAAYLGGQFETAAAEVAAARELAGGPPLGAPHAAIDAVEANVLVELDGAERIGAAHRLAQRALAHAESHDEPVIACQALLALACVAREDSLDEAEACYERARALTERHRLPVWRAHVLLRLGGHRIVFGGDGHVLELAREEAGQTGAVTVGLMADAILLFYGRVLRGAFDGTAGLLDEDVRTATRFQLVDLVRYLHAIRAVSAAHQGDRPGMEHAIDGFLRCGGDGQAEMALVLGLARAFCALLEEDRDRAVRDLSAAAGYLDRFPGSFPLAGPRGVALLLRALDGAVTVREVRERAAHPDSRPRWNRQFTCFAEAVLLGRKGDGEAAAAAFAEALRASEPFPVARHLGSRLVAEAAIADGWGDPVGWLRAAEEYFHDAGVQAAARACRALLRSAGAPVVQRRTGFEHLPAQLQRARVTTREFDVLRLLSERLGNQEIARRLHISPKTVEKHVSSLKTKTNLDRAELCAYADGFRALGAR